tatggtagccgatggcgaggttgggaatccattgtcttacaagaaggaaatggaggatgttgaccggaatgaatgggtcaaagccatagatattgagatggagtctatatacttcaactcagtataggatcttgtagatcaacctgatagggttaaacctataggttgtaaatggatctacagaaGGACACGGGATGTTGAttggaaggtacaaaccttcaaggctagacttgtggcaaaggattatacccaggtggagggagttgactatgaggagactttatcgcctgttgccatgttgaagtttaTCCTcatccttctatccattgcttcatattatgactatgagatatgaaaaatggatgtcaagactgcctttctgaatggtaatcttgaggacatttatatggtgtagcccgatggattcatagcccaaggtcacgAGCAAAAAGTTTTTAAACTGAATCAGTCcttttatgggctgaaacaggtaTATAGAttttggaacataaggtttgatactgcgattaaatcttacggctttgaccaaaacgttgatgagccttatatctacaagaaaatcatcaacagttcagtagttttcctagcattgtatgtagatgatatcctactcattgggaatgatgtaggtttactgacttcagttaagaactggctagtgacccaattccaaatgaaagatttgggagaggctcagttttttcTTGATATTCAGATAtttcgggatcgaaagaacaagtGCTAGTGTTGTttcaagcatcatacattgacaagatgttgatcaagtacttgaTATAGAACTTTAAAAGAGGCCTACTGCTTTTTCGGCATGAagtttgtctaaggaatagtgtcctaagacacctcaagaggttaaggaaatgGACGGGTCCTCGaagcatctgtcgttggcagtttgatgtatgcaatgttatgtactagacctgacatcttcTATATTGTGGGGataatcagtagatatcagtctaattcaggacagggtcactggactgccgtcaagaacatcctcaagtatcttcagagaacgagggactacatgcttgtgtatggatctaaggatttgatccctaCTGGATACACAGACTTTGATTTTTatactgataaggattctcggaaatccactttaggatcagtgtttactcttaatgaAGGGGCTGTAGCATGGCGAAACACTAAGCAGGGGTacatcgctgactccacgatggaggccgagtatgtagcggcttgtgaagtttCTAAAAAGGCtgtttggctcagaaagttcctgactcaTCTGGAAGTTAtttcagacatgtctaggcccatcaccgtttattgtgataatagtggtgctatggcgAACTCCAGGGAGCCGAGGTGTCACAAGCGCAATAAACATATAGGATGAAAGTATCATCCCATCCGCGAGATTATGCATCGAgtggacgtgatagtcacggaaatagcttcggagcataatgttgctgacctgtttacgaaggctctcacagctacagtTTTTTAAGGTCACTATAGAGCATAGGTCTACGGAACCGTCCGCGGCTAGACTAATGGGAGATCTTATACTAGGCCTTAGTGCcctgtttattgttttgtacttgtttttatcATGTacacccactcgctttaggacaagtgggagattgttggggttgataccctaaatctcgtaggatcctgtagtttgtaaacacgtgtattaataaacatttgtgatgtaaaaatataagatattttcttcacttttgtttatgaaatatgagatattttaattgcattaatcataaaccaataaactaatatccatggttattattgtaacttaagcatgtatgtggagacatacaagtggatcatgccttaagtgataacctaaatggtctgtagtatatggataaagtagGGAAACCTTaacctggtgacactatggatacgacccgctttatagatgttacaagtgttgtaaagtgctacagatggtttgatcctgatcattcatgtggagacacacgagcgggggtatcctatacaaaggagtttgtataatactggaccacaaaatgtttagtctcgttatataacggtgttcataacagagactttcctttcactaggatgaccatagataacatgaccttaatcctgagtgattaggaacttctgcctatgcgggcagtcctttgatttgcatgagtgcaaATGACCAGattgccgattcaaacctaccactttggggattcctctgattggggagctgggaactcaactacacctgatggaattcactcattcctcaaagcaggggcaagtagatggATTACTCccctaagggctgattctagggcttgaacaatgtggcgccacacactttctcggtccgagaagtgttcactcatagtaggactatgatgtattgtttattagagaaatcaatcgtatttaaggagttagacgtAACTACAAGGCAAAACgctaaattggcccaactaaaCTTAGCGATTTGTGAAgtgttatcgtactgttgattggttatatccaatggacacagaaatatatctatagtgcaaagagtgcagttgtcgatctttagtggaatgctcgacagttaacggatggtggatatcgtgatgaaagagtttagtcagttgttTATGTACCATTGgtgcttcaagctacaggtccataaggtccccttggtaggtcaatagattcaagttgagaatcagtttttgggttaatttgaagtgttcaaattaacaataggaaatttgattatatatgatataattaaattggttgaattatatgtgatataattgatttgatatattagatacattaattggagaaattgatataaatatgatttatattaaataaaggagaaaagcactatggtttaaatattacatatgatgtgatattaaaactataagttataaatataatatgataagttagttcttatatttatttataataaaaacaattataagataattgtttagttagttatttttttttctccaattaacTGTGCAAGTGGgaagttatttttagttttaatatttaaagaataaaatgaaaaaagtttttcattttatggaCGATCACTTCATTTATTACATTACTATTCattgctcacgagagactatacgatagccctcacgagagactaaacgatcgggcgagagattgctagacgattgctcacaAGAGTAAAAGATTACTAGACGATCAAGTACTCTTTATCTATACGACAGACttacctttctcccacttactcgatcgtgtagttcgatcgtatacttcctccttccttctaccaaattcacacagagcccacactggattctcactccgagaataccaaggttgtcgaGTGGTTGTGTCGAGGGTTTCTGTTCGAGGTTTAGACTGTTCTAATTgcaacgagagcgagagattgctagaagattgctcacgagagcgagagattgacagaagaagagttctttaaaaggtatgtctctcaattctttttgttttagtaagaaagcatgatgtaattttctctataatgcataactgttcttgtatgtttgtgaatgcatttattATTTCACAATGgtcttggaaagatcttgcttccactcactggttcttttgaataagagttccttcaacttgTACTTCGAAGAGGAAGCAACGACATCCAAACTTGACTTCAACGAGGAAGTAGTGAAGAATCCAAACTTGACTTTGAAGAGGAAGCAAAGTGTCATACCAAACATTCTTGAAGtagatcctctgattctctcccTGTTGAGttgatgtgcttgacttgaagaagaaaggcaccgaacgttcttgaagtagaagtcttgaaaGAGTCTTtatgtcttcaagggtcttttGTCTTCtaagagtgcagcttcaggagtctagGGAGttttctgcttgttgatgaactctctctaggctctctgaatgtagaattgctAACCTCTGCAAATGAGGAGAGcttatctatttatagagttctcaggtgggcttcatggacttgggcttggttgatccatgggtcTGGCTCTTGGGCCCAGTTAGTTGGATTTGGACTTGGTTGATCTATGAGTATGACTCttggcccaattagttggatttgagtttgtttgacatttgggtcaaattcaatcaatttttgggtttagagactttaacccaaataataataatattaaattgaacCAAGTTAATTTTATCCAATTCAACGGATATGATGAAACCGCGTGGTATCATCGAAATTTATCTTCAACtcctaattggtcccaaatttaatattttgaaatttcatcattaatttagcaAACAACGTGGCAATTTGTTGTTGGTCCaaatttctccttcaacaaATGGTtgatttcaaactatttaggaaTAATGGGTGAAATTTTTGTCTTTACTAGAATGTGTGAAGGGACACATTCCACAATTTCTTTTAACTCTTTTATTGGCCAAAACTAAACATCTTCTGAAGAGAcatattcattttattaaaaaaaaaaaagaaagaaaaaacagcCTGAATGCGTCTTGTTAGTAGACACattcaatataaaaaaataaagatgagaccttttttatataaatttttaattttttttcgatGATGATGTTCCAATTGAAGAATAAGGTGATCCAGGAAGACATCAAGATATTCCTATTCGACCTAGTGTTCAGAATGAATATCCAGCAACCCCACTCAATCATTTTACACATAGTTTCATGATGTCATCCCctcaacatttgaattttttccaaCAACCCTTAGAGCACTAACTATGGAAGAATGGTAAACTTCACATGTTCATTGAGATGTCCATGATCAATACGTGACATACTAACATCGTGGCGAGGGTATACATTTTATAGGGGAGGGCACATCATCAAGTATAGGAGATCATGGTGATCGTGGATACTATGTGATTCAACAAGATCAATTTAGGTGTAATTGAGGATCTTGTTCTCGTCACAAATAAAAACCCTGTACTtgtaatcaaattcaaatatataaaaaaaattgcaattttAGTCCACACCTCAAACATCTCCCCTTTCTAAAGAACCTTAAAAATTATTGATACAACTATTGAAAGTTAATATCCATGTTTTTACACAAGTTCCtaacaatttcaaaaaaaaaaaaaaaaaaaaaaggttggtGAAGGTATctttgaaatatatttatatattgttgGTTTAAAGGTATTAGATGagtttttcaaagttttaaGATTATTCTTGGAACAAAGtacaaatttcataaatattaactataattgttttaaaaaaatgtatatatatgaaAAGAATATTTTTGGTACAAAGTacaaactttataaatattgaaaatattgaacattattttttatatatatacaaaacaCAGTAATGATGGTTTAGAATTAAACGAGTTgaacattattaaaattaatatcaaatatattaaattaatcaaagaataaaaattcttaatcaaaGTAAGATTATTGTgtatatcaaattaaaatgtGTAACATTAGCATCACTATAAAAAAATGAGGTTAATGAGatgattaattttatgttaaaagaatgaaaatttcTATTGTTAATTTTagggttaaaaaaaattaaaatttattagaaaaaatatcgtctttatcaatattttttctttttatattaaatgtgtCTGCAGTAGACACATTTAAACcgttcttttttttaaaaaaaaaaaaataagagacgcattcaattttgattggttaatttttttttaaaaaaaaaattgtagaatgTGTAGAGATGCATTCTAAAGACAAGattttcatccatttttctTAAGTAGTTTGAAATCAACCTTTCTTTCCTAATTAGCTTTAAAAAAATCGCCTTATTTCTCCCATTAACTCTCTTTGCATGAACCATccattataaaattagaaattccaaaagtatattatataaatatcatactttaatatcattttcaaaaattaaaaaatatatatatatcatactttaatatatatatttcttcctAACAAAGAGAAATGTTTGACTTTGTTCTTCAGATATCACAATTTCGTCGTCTTCTTCAGAACTTCAACGCTTCTCATGTTACTCCACATTGAATCCGTTAATTCCTCCACTCCCCTTCAATTCCATTTAAATTCTTCTTCTCAATTCCCTCCATGTCTTCATCATTTTCCCGGAAAACTCCTGGATCCTCTGATCGGCGTCCATGGCGTGGACATTCAGCTCTGGCGCCCAAATGTTTCTGTTTCTTTCTGTTTTACTTGTCGCCGGCGGCCTGAGGAGTGGCCATACCGCTTCCTTTAAGTTCAGTATCCACCATCGATTTTCGGATTCGATTAAGGACATTCTCGACTCTGAGGGTTTACCGGAGAAACACACCCCTGGGTATTACGCGACTATGGTCCACCGCGATCGGCTACTTCACGACCGGCGATTGACCACCACTAACGATGATACGTCGCCGATGTTCTCTTATGGGAACGAGACCTACAACATCGGCGGTTTGGGAAAGTACTGCATTGCACCTTACTTTCTCCGTTGATTTCCCTAATTTTTCCCCTCTATATTCTTAATTTTGAGTCtattatgattttaatttgttctaAATTTTCTCTTTGGTTTATTGCCTTGGTTTAATTGCtctattttgtttccttttgttTGGGGATTTTCAGTTTGTACTACGCCAATGTATCGGTCGGAACACCGGGCCGATTTTTCTTAGTGGCTTTGGATACTGGAAGCGATTTGTTCTGGTTACCCTGTGAATGCACCAAATGTCCTACTTATTTGACCAAATTAGATGGGGAAAAAGTACTCTCTCTTTATCATAATCTCACTTACTTTCCTTCATCCATTTTCTTGGGAAACAAATAGTGCTAATTCTTGAAGTTGACGTTGGTTGGtatcaattaattcattttttttgttctatTTCTACAGTTTTGGTTGAATCATTACAGTCCAAATGATTCAACAACAAGCACAAATGTACCCTGCAGCAACTCTTTGTGCGAGCTTACAAACCAATGCACTTCAAACAAAAGTACTTGTCCTTACAAAACTCATCATCTGTCTCCCAATACCTCATCTGCTGGATACTTAGTACAGGACATATTGCACTTGGCCACTAATGATTCACAAGTCAAACCCGTCGATATGAAGGTTACTCTAGGGTGAGTTTTGTTGAATCTCTCTGAGTTATGAATTATATCTTCTTGTGCTGAAATTTCATTGGACACATTTcgtttagatttcttttttgtGAAGATTACAAAGTAATCAAATACAAATTCGATGGCAGTTTAAGAAAATATGTATTGGACTAATTATAATTGATTCTGTAACACTAATTAATCATTACTATGTGATCTTTTTTAGGGAGTTCAATGACAGTTTTAGcactttataattaatttaatgtcaaCAATACTGTCTTATAGACATCATCTACAGTCTGTTGAGTTTTTGCATTGCTTAAATGGGATTCTTCATGGCAGATGTGGTAAGGTCCAGACTggtctattttcaaatattgcaGCTCCCAATGGTCTTATTGGGCTCGGCATGGGAAAGCTATCGGTTCCGAGCTTCTTAGCAAGCCATGGGCTTCCTGATTCATTTTCCATGTGTTTTGCATATGATGGTCTTGGGAGAATCGATTATGGAGACGTAGGCCCATTAGGCCAGAGAGAAACACCCTTGAATCCCATGTCGTAAGAACTTCTCACCTTTTTACATGTGCAAAAGTTAAAATCTATGACATTCATTTATCTTGGAGAAGTTGGTTGTTCTAACTGAATTGTCTTGTTTGTTAATTGGCAGTTTATACTACAATGTCACCATCATTCAGATAATAGTGGTAACAAGACCCACTAATGTTGAATTCACTGCAATTATCGACACCGGTTCCTCTTTTACATACCTAGCTGACCCAATTTACTCTCTTATTACTAAGAAAGTAAGCTATATGCAATTTCAATTCTCTTAGAAAGTGCCATATGAGTTAATGGAATCTCTTGTTTATATATAGAGTTGTTTTGCAGATGGATGCAGCAATGAAATTAGACCGCATTACGTTTGATTCTGATTACCCATTTGAGTATTGCTACCAACTTCCGTAAGTGGATAACaatgatatataattatatttactttcaCAATTCACCCACTAGCTTAAGTTTTTAGATCAAAGATACATCTTATGTGACTATTTCCTGTCTTTCAAAAGACCTTCAAATTCTGATTCCCTCTTGATTTCTACCAGtctaaaaacaatatttttatcacccaatttgaattttacaaTGGAGAGTGGATATGATTTTGGCGCTATTACTACGTATGTTAGCATTCCTACTGATGTGAGTATCTTTAACAGCTAAAAGTAAATTTCAGATTTTCTGCTATCTTTTTTTGGCTTTGCTTGATCTGAGTTTTTCGTGGGCTTCAGGATATGGGTGGATATGCCGTTTGTCTAGCCATTTTGAAAAGCACTAATATCAATATAATTGGACGTGAGTGCTCCTATCTCTCCATCTAATCTCTGAAGCTATATTTTATAGCATCTTGTTTTTCAATCTTAGTGGTGTTGATGTCCGAAGAAGATCATGAACTCTCAAGTTTTTCATGGATTTCAGACGTTTCACATCATTTCAGTTCTTAAAATCAAAGGTGTTATTGTCTACaagtgatagaagtttatcaatgtctatcaatgatataagtttatcaatatctatcagtgatagaagcagATGGAATGGAAGTCTATCAGGGATAGAAACGGATAGAAGTCTAccaatgatagaaactgataaagTTTATCACTgttagacattgatagaagtttatcagtgtctatcagtattctttttttgttatttctgtaaatagtttgtgaaaaatttccataaatttttttttagaatagataaaaaattccataaattaatatcaataactcaatattattaattttaattaattattaaatataaatatattaattagaattaataatTTTCAATCAGTATTTTATGCTATTtcaactatttaatataaattattatattagaatGATGgtcaatatttaattaattttaactcattaattatgtttaataaagatttaatataaaaatattcatttatttttattgattaaataatgctaaatttgatttatgACTATAACAATTGTTCTcatgtatttaattaaataattatttaattttggtttttatatgaaaaattggTAAATTGAACATGCATATTTGACTTTTCGATATTAATTATCTTGCATATCTAGACATTAATTTATCCCcgatatttaactttcaaagattcaaatcaaatatttaatatctatatccATAAAATAATATCGGTAATCCAAATGGGCTCTTAGTGATATTCGTTTTCTTGTAGAGAATCTCTTGACTGGTTATCGCATTGTCTTTGATCGTGAAAAGATGGTGTTGGGAtggaaagaagtagaagattGTGAGTATTTTCTTGgggcctttttaaatataaaaatatttaaaattatttatactttatagcaaaaagttaaaaaattttggattttttttttataaaatgtaaatatttttggaatttttctatttataaaaaaaatttctatttttttttttcttgaaaatctCCTCTTCGTTTTTCTGGATTTTTTCAGCCTCAGTTATGGTTGTTTTCTTAAATCCAGGTAACAGTTATGGCGTCGGCACGCCCTCCGGTAACTCTCCTCCGGCCAACGAATATCCACCGTCCGGCGACTCTCCTCCGGCAACTTCTACCCCAAGAAAAAGCAACAGTACGCAACCATTGCCGGAAATTGGGGCGGGTGATGCGACGCCATTAAACCCACTTGTCTCTCTATTTGTTGTCATTCTTGCAATTTTGTATGTTTGACTTTGGTTATTCTTTTCTAGGTTTCATCTTCTTGgtcattatttatttgatgtattttattttaattctcaaaataataattaaaaaataaattgtttgatCTATTTTAactagattaaaaaaatagtgttcCCCTCAACTtttgtatcagtttctattttaatcttttaattgcaCCAGATTGCACTTTAGATGTCATAATTTTAactctaattttaaaaaaaaaaattgtaattttaacTCTTTACCTCCAGATATTGCTAAAGAAAATTCATATAGATATGAAATTGATAAAATGGTAGGAAAAAGGGCTAAGAAGTCATTGGTTCAATCCATGGTGACTAATGTTGTAAGTCAAATGGATTATCCGATGAGATTAATGAAAGTGTGTATAAACTGGCTGGGACACTCacagatattaaaaaaaaaaaatttttttaggGAAAATGACTTACTTTTGGTTGAAATTTATGATTCTTGACAAagttattgattaattaatttgtaaattgGTCAAAGTTATCAAACTTTATTTCATCGaaattaatctattaaaatattatttgaaaaattagcaaaattttaatctaggtataaattgcaatatttatttaagtttaaatcAAGTTTGGTGGAACTGAAAGTGTTTGGGACAATGGGCTTTTGGATATCCCCATGATGGTGTACCGTGGACTTTGATTGAGCACGGCTCTAATACCACGTTTTAAGGGCAACGACCCTTCAAATACCATCAAATGTATTATACGATATTCCATTTGGGCATAATCCTCATgcctttattttttgtttcatcAAATAGACCTTATAACGGTGGAGGTAATTGTCTATctcttataatttattttattttatttttttggattttgtcGATCATTGTTATTCTAATTAGCTACTTTTACTTGAGTGATActgaatatatttatatgaaaagaTTATAGAAGAGACAAGGTGAACTTAACTGTAATTGACATGACTTTCTTTCAAAAGATTGAAGATTTGATTTTCATCTATGTGCtaaaaaattgttgaagaaaaaggTTGAAAATGTTATGCATTcactctttctttctttctctctttctttttccttcctttttttccttGAAACACAATGTGATGCTTTCTATTAGGTATTAACATATaagttgtgaaattgaggagcataGAGGAAacacagatatagagaaaatataatataacaatatatttatataataataaataataaaataactaaaagcataaaataattaaaattataaaattggataatatgtaaatggaagtggaattctcaccaatgtatatatgattttatgatccaccaaatgtcattatttatagaaaaagtggCAATTAGGATGCAGatttacatggacaccaaacatgaataattattaggcacatggacaacataaAGGGTGATAGATGactttgggacactaagcaatagatatctatttattattataatattcataattgTGACATTCCAAATTAGCTTGTCATTTAAACTATGTAGTTTTGTGGTATTTGcgaatattttaaatttcgaTGGATGAATCGAATTGTTGTAAAGGATGACTCAATTTAATTGTTTTGCTCATAGAggaattttggaatttaaatttgGTTGAAGGGAAACTTAGGACTTATATCTAATTGTttcaatttctaatttaatttagaaaattaaattaaaatttggagttTCGAGttatctttgtattttttttttccggagaagataattaaattaaatcgaTTAATTATGACAATTGGTTTAAAGTGtttctttccaaaaaaaataaaattgggattTTAAATCTGAAAAGATTTAGATATCTGAATTTttagaaggaaaaggaaaaagggtttaagttgttttaaatagggaaaattaaaaggatattgtccttttagaaactatttaggaaaatatcgttgttttcaaactatttgtaaaaatattgttgttttttattttttttttaaaaataagtcgagggttgaaaattcgacttatataggtcgaattttgaaccctcgaccttcccCTTTCGTATTTTTTGTACATggaactttgaaccctcgaccttaccataacattattattgagtctgtttaattatcattatggagaccttcctcataacattcataattatttgatgtgttaaaaataattttgtattgggagagaacgaaagagggaagagtaagagagagagctgaaagagcgagatattgaaagagagtgagattttgagagagagtgagagtttccagttttttttctttttaacttcgGAGTTTCCAGCTTGAAATGTTATTCTTTCTAACCCATTCATTGGTGCATATCTGACACGAAGCTTCTTAACTTGGGAGATTccaggttttttcttttttggtctgatttttttttggaaactttATGAAGGGTAGTTTTTTCATCTCAAGTGATTTGATGTGGAAAGAACGAAAGCTCTTcctcataacactcataattatttaatgtgttataaataattttgtattgggagagaacgaaagagggaagagtaagagagagcgagattatgagagagaNNNNNNNNNNNNNNNNNNNNNNNNNTGAGATTTTTGATGAAGAGAGAGTCGAGtgttgagagagcgagatcctgTTGagaacgagagcgagattttgaggtGAGAGCGAGTTATGATTAGTGAGAGTGAGATACCGTACAAATTCCTTTTTTCTTTGATTTACTTTCCCCATTCcaccttctttctttttcctttttttcttttttttgtttttttttaaaatttttcattttcttaaaaacaatttctaaaaaatattcttattattatttaataattaaaaaaaaaactccatcaaAAATCTTTTTTGAGGTACCAAATGCTACAAAAGGAATCCAATGACATTATGTgtaaaaatcttttaaaactaTTGACTACACAGAAGTATTTTATCGAGATTATATCCTATtatcttatttttataattaattcttcattGGTTTTagcttttttataattttttgtgtTGTCTTTAGGACACAGTTATTTCCGAAATATGATATAGCTTTTTATTAGTATTGCATTAATTTGTGTGTTTTATATGTTCCCaattaattatcaaaaatattttatatgatattttaattagaatttaaaaCTATCTTGACTGTATATATTATGTTGAGTGACATTTAAATAAGCAAGctatatatcaaaataattagcTATTCATCAATActataaaaagaataatttaaaaaataatgctatcataaaaaataaaaaacaatattatattattaaattatctcatttatataaaaattaattttacaaacaaCAATCAACTATATGTTGTTCCACAACAgacggacgtcgtcgatttgaGCCTGAGGTTGTTGTCGCCTCGACTTCGAACTTTGCAGGTTTGCTCGGGTTCTAATCtgtgatgttgctctggtacctctgtgCAGGCCTCTAAATCCCCCGCTTTTTTTCTCAGATAACCGGACCACATGTAACGCATCACGATCAGCAACGTATAGGTCGGGAGAGAACACAAAGCTGGACCAGCGGAGAGTATTCCGTGCGATGGAGAGAGCGATAGACTCTGGTCCAGCTGAACTAAATGTtaagcatcatcatcatcagacTAACCTAATCAAGTTTGGAGCTCTATTAACTCTATCACATATAGGTCACACTCATCAATCGTTCCCTCGGTCCGGAACATGTCTTTCTACGATCTAGGAGCATGCGTGGAGGAATTAAT
The nucleotide sequence above comes from Benincasa hispida cultivar B227 chromosome 3, ASM972705v1, whole genome shotgun sequence. Encoded proteins:
- the LOC120074060 gene encoding aspartyl protease family protein 1-like, giving the protein MAWTFSSGAQMFLFLSVLLVAGGLRSGHTASFKFSIHHRFSDSIKDILDSEGLPEKHTPGYYATMVHRDRLLHDRRLTTTNDDTSPMFSYGNETYNIGGLGNLYYANVSVGTPGRFFLVALDTGSDLFWLPCECTKCPTYLTKLDGEKFWLNHYSPNDSTTSTNVPCSNSLCELTNQCTSNKSTCPYKTHHLSPNTSSAGYLVQDILHLATNDSQVKPVDMKVTLGCGKVQTGLFSNIAAPNGLIGLGMGKLSVPSFLASHGLPDSFSMCFAYDGLGRIDYGDVGPLGQRETPLNPMSLYYNVTIIQIIVVTRPTNVEFTAIIDTGSSFTYLADPIYSLITKKMDAAMKLDRITFDSDYPFEYCYQLPLKTIFLSPNLNFTMESGYDFGAITTYVSIPTDDMGGYAVCLAILKSTNINIIGQNLLTGYRIVFDREKMVLGWKEVEDCNSYGVGTPSGNSPPANEYPPSGDSPPATSTPRKSNSTQPLPEIGAGDATPLNPLVSLFVVILAILYV